The Thermoproteota archaeon genomic interval AACAATTATCCCTAGGTGGAACGACCATATGGGCGGCGTCCCATACATAAAAAATATTTCGAGATATTTGTAAATAAGTTTAACTGTATAAATTGACATATGTAAATTGTTGTAGATAAACATAGTGAGCCGCAAAGGGTGCAGTGACCGGGGAGAACCTCATGCAAAGGAGGCACAATTCCGCTTATAAATATCGTAAATGTGCGCATCGGAGGGTGTCTTACTTGGTAACTGTGTCTAGGAGAGACTTCCTAAAAGGTCTAACTGTTGTGGCCATCGGGAGCATGATCGCCCCCGTTAAGTTATCTGTGGCGGCTGAGGAAGAGGTGCCGGAGCTCCCCTGGCCCTACGAGGAGCTTGACGTTGAGTACGTGAGGAAGCTGGGTCATCTGGGCTATTACGCATTCGAATGCGCTGGTGGGAGCTTCTGGGCCATAATGACGGCGCTCAAGGAGAAAGTAGGTTATC includes:
- a CDS encoding twin-arginine translocation signal domain-containing protein, whose product is MSRRDFLKGLTVVAIGSMIAPVKLSVAAEEEVPELPWPYEELDVEYVRKLGHLGYYAFECAGGSFWAIMTALKEKVGY